AGAAGCTGATGTACGAGCACACCGAGGACGACCTCTACTACATCGAGAACCCTTCTTTCCGCTTTGACCTGCTGATCCTGGCCAAGACTGTCGTCGCCGTTCTGCGCCGGGAGGGAGCGTTCTGATGCAGCAGGTTCGTCACGAAGCGACCGCAGTCAAGATCGGGACCGGCTCGCAGGCCGTTGCGGGGGCGCCTCTCCCGCTCCCGGCCAACCGCAGCCGCCGCATCCTCGGGATGCGCGTCGATGCCACGTCGTACGACGCTGCGGCCGAGCAGGTCATCACCTGGGCCAAGGCTGGGGAGTCGCGCTACGTCTGTGTCTCCACCGTGCACATGGTCATGGAGGGGCACGACCGCGCCGAGTTCCAGCGGATCGTCAATGCGGCCGATCTGGTCACGCCGGACGGCATGCCGCTGGTGTGGGGGCTCAAGCTGCTGGGAATCCCCTCGGCCACCCGGGTGTACGGCCCGGACCTGACGCCGGTGGTGTGCGAGCATGCGGCGCGTGAGGGGGTGCCGGTCGGCTTTTACGGCGGCACGCCGGAGGTGCTGGACCGCATGATCGCCAACCTCACGGCGCGCTACCCGGGCCTGCAGGTCGTCTACCGCCATAGCCCGCCGTTCCGTCCCCTGACGGCCGAGGAGGAGGCGCGGGAGATCGAGGAGATTCGTGCCTCCGGCGCGCGCATCCTCTTCGTCGGCCTGGGGTGCCCCAAGCAGGAGCAGTGGATGGCGGCGCGGCGGGGCCGGATCGACGCGGTCATGCTGGGTGTCGGAGCCGCCTTCGACTTCCTCGCCGGCGCCAAGCGGCAGGCGCCGGACCTGATCCAGTCGCTGGGGCTGGAGTGGCTCTTCCGGCTGGCGACCGAGCCCCGGCGACTCTGGCGACGCTACCTCTACAACAATCCGCGGTTTGTGGTCTTGTTCGCGGCCCAGGTACTCAAGGGCCGGACTCAATGGGAGGCTCACTAATGGCAACGCGTGTTCTGGTCACCGGCGCTGGTGGTTTCATCGGTCATCATCTGGTCCGTTACCTGGTCGCCAAGGGGTATTGGGTTCGCGGTGTCGACATCAAGTACCCCGAGTTCGAGTCGTCGCTGGCGCACGACTTCCAACTGCTCGACCTGCGCCGGTTCGACAACTGCCTGATCGCCACCAGCGGCGTGGACGAGGTCTACCACCTGGCGGCCGACATGGGTGGCATCGGCTATATCACCGGGAACCACGCCAGTATCGCGCACAACGACATCCTGATCAACACCCACATGCTGGAGGCGAGCCGGATCAACGGGGTGCAGCGGTTCCTCTTCTCGTCCTCGGCCTGCGTCTACCCGGACTACCGGCAGGACGATCCCGACGTCACGCCGCTGCGTGAGGAGGACGCCTACCCGGCGGCGCCGGAGGAGGGCTACGGCTGGGAGAAGCTCTTCACCGAAAAGCTCTGCCAGTACTACGCCGAGGACTACGGCATGGAGACCCGCGTGGTGCGGTTCCACAACGTCTACGGTCCGCTCGGCACCTACGAGGGGGGCAAGGAGAAGGCCCCGGCGGCGCTCTGCCGCAAGATCGCCTTGGCCGAGGACGGCGACGAGATCGAGATCTGGGGCGATGGTGAGCAGACCCGCTCCTTCATGTACGTCGACGACTGCGTCGAGGGGATCTACCGGCTGATGCGGTCGGACTACCGCCACCCGCTGAATCTTGGGACTGACCGGCTAGTGACGATCAACGAACTGGTTGACATCATCGCCGATATCGCCGGGAAGCGGATCGTGAAGCGGCACGAGCTCACGAAGCCGCAGGGTGTCCGCGGGCGCAACAGTGACAACACCCGGCTGCGCCAGGTGCTCGGCTGGGAGCCGCAGATCTCGCTAGAGGAGGGCCTGGCGGTTACCTACCAGTGGATCGCCCGGCAGGTCGCCCCGACGCGGCACGGCCAGCGCCGGCTGGTGGCGGTGTAGGAGGGACACGGCGGTGATCGTACGACGACTGTTCGTCACTGGT
This genomic window from Sphaerobacter thermophilus DSM 20745 contains:
- a CDS encoding NAD-dependent epimerase/dehydratase family protein, translating into MATRVLVTGAGGFIGHHLVRYLVAKGYWVRGVDIKYPEFESSLAHDFQLLDLRRFDNCLIATSGVDEVYHLAADMGGIGYITGNHASIAHNDILINTHMLEASRINGVQRFLFSSSACVYPDYRQDDPDVTPLREEDAYPAAPEEGYGWEKLFTEKLCQYYAEDYGMETRVVRFHNVYGPLGTYEGGKEKAPAALCRKIALAEDGDEIEIWGDGEQTRSFMYVDDCVEGIYRLMRSDYRHPLNLGTDRLVTINELVDIIADIAGKRIVKRHELTKPQGVRGRNSDNTRLRQVLGWEPQISLEEGLAVTYQWIARQVAPTRHGQRRLVAV
- a CDS encoding WecB/TagA/CpsF family glycosyltransferase, which produces MQQVRHEATAVKIGTGSQAVAGAPLPLPANRSRRILGMRVDATSYDAAAEQVITWAKAGESRYVCVSTVHMVMEGHDRAEFQRIVNAADLVTPDGMPLVWGLKLLGIPSATRVYGPDLTPVVCEHAAREGVPVGFYGGTPEVLDRMIANLTARYPGLQVVYRHSPPFRPLTAEEEAREIEEIRASGARILFVGLGCPKQEQWMAARRGRIDAVMLGVGAAFDFLAGAKRQAPDLIQSLGLEWLFRLATEPRRLWRRYLYNNPRFVVLFAAQVLKGRTQWEAH